The Alosa alosa isolate M-15738 ecotype Scorff River chromosome 17, AALO_Geno_1.1, whole genome shotgun sequence genomic sequence CTCTTCACAAAAGGCCCTCTATAGTTTCGAGAAAAAAAAAGCCCATGGAGGCTTGAAAGACGTTTCTGAGTACTGCATGGTCAGGAATACTCCTGTGGTGCAAGTCTATGGAGAGCGGACAGAACTTACGAGACTCTGAGGAGTCATGCAAAACCTTCACTGGTCTATTGGTACAGTATCTTTAAGATTTAGACTGGGTCCTTCTCTTGTCCAGGAGCCTGTAGAGGGGCCCTGGTGCATTGCTGTCTGTAAGCAGAAGCACACAGAATGTTTATTTCTCACTGTTGCATGCGTCTCTCTGCATCTTTCCTCTGACACGGCTGGCTCCTGTCGATGGGCTGTTCTCTGTGTACCAATCACGTCCAGGGCTTTTTTGACTGTGGAATGGCGTGTACGGACATTTGATCCCCCGCAAATTaagaaaacaatcttttttttttttacccctccTCTCATGTTGCTcggtgttgtgtttgtttacattatTTTTGCTTTTTGTTCATTTGCCCGATTATGGTATCCAAAGCTACAGGAAGTAGTtatattttgtctttcttttcaccTCTTGTGCTCCGTAATCATTTCAAACTCTAAGGAAGCGAAGGAGACCTCTCAGGCTCACTAATTAAATGGAGCACAAGGAAGAATGCCTCCTCATGTGCAtgttttttcatctcatggtctCATTTTTTGTAATTGTTGCACATTGTCCTTTGAAACAGCTTATACTCCACACAGTCATTCCATATGTCTTACATGCGTACATTGCTCCCCCTGAATTCCAATAGCACCAAGCATAGGGCACCTCAGAAATCAACACCAAGTACCCAGTACCAGCATTCACCCCAAACACAGCTGGCCAGGAGCTGGATGATGCCAAAAGCtgtcatctctcatctctctatccctttgtGTTTCTCTTTTATCTTTcctttgcttcttttttttattgtaaatgAAGTTACACTTTTTTGAGTATAGGATATTAACAATGTTGTTTGTCTTAAAGTCAAAGAAATGCATAAAGAATTACCTCTTAAATTAAGTGCAAAATGTTTTTGGCtgaatattaaatattttgtgACTACAGTATTATAACACTCATGTTTTGATATGTATGATAGTGTGGTGTGTATGATATATGCCAGTGTTAGATTATCTGTCTGTTGAAGTTTTTGTGTGCAGAGGTAGCATTATTTTAGCAGTATCTTGTGTGAAAGTTTTATGTGCCAAAAATACTGTAAGCTTAAAAGATGTGAATGTGCTCGATTTATTAAATAACTCCTATTAAATAAGTCAAAACGAATAAAGTCTTGAGTCCATAAATTCCATACATTAACACGCATCATATGTCGCACATTACAGAGCTGAATAGACTCAAAAAGAAAGCGAAAGACAAATGGGAAAAGGGTGACTATATATGCAGCGCACGAGCTCAGCACTAGAAGTTGGGTTGATTTCTAAAGCGATAGAGCACTGATTTGGAGTTTGTCACCGTGGTAGAAAGAGACAGTCACGGTGTGTAGAATACACGGGTAGGTTTCAGTTGGCATCTAGCGCAATCTTCCTGAACTTGGATCCTTTTCCCTTTTCTTGCATCCGCATCTTGTTTGGGCAGCAAAGATCAACCTCACCACTAGTCAAGTGATGGATGTTGATGAGACTAATCGTTACTCTCAATTAAGCTAATTTGAGTCATCTCGTATGCTCAACTGGTCTGCAAGCTCAACATTCCTCAAAACAGGCGGACTCGAGCACTAGAGAATGACAGCTGTGGAGTCAAAGAGGTAAGTGGAGTTGTGACACCTCAATCATCTTGCGAAATTGACCAACATTGTCGCCATTTCTTCGATCTAATTGCATGGTGGATAGCTGTGGGTATAATTTCCATGGGTTTGTATTACCTTAATATTTACATAATAGCCACATTTGTGTTTTTTACAGAAGTATTGTGTGATTAGTGTATGTATGAAAAATACTCTGACAATACCACATAACTAAACAATACATGTGCATACCCTGTTCTGTACTGAACGCCGACCGGAAAACATCCTCATACGACGGGGCCTTGGTGGCTGCACCTCACGGGCAATGTCATGAAATGCGACCGATAGGGCATAATTGGCTTTTTtctaaatgtagcctatgtacaATATATGTACAACCTCACATTTAGATAAGAGAGTATCTAGCTCTTCTAGAAGCGATGCTTTTAGCCAATTAAGCTTCGATCCTCGACCTCAAACAGAGAAGATGTGACGTCTTTGGCTACACGCCTACAGGTGTAGCTAGCCTTATTTTGTACCTTTCTTAGTAAACCTTCCTTGAGCATACTATCATATTTTTGTAAACTTATATTCAGATATCAAGTATTTTGTTTATAGATAAAGGTGCTGAGAAATGCTTAACACTTCCCATTTTGACCTGCTAGGCTACTATTAACCCTCCTGTTTTGTTCATGGCAGTGACCGATTGAcaattcttttctctcaaaaatagtgttaacttattctgactaccatgaggctccttgactttgttaacacagggcatctgaacacacaaaacaaattttgatattttttataacaatttcagtgttttatttaactttagaacaccTATGTGTatttccggtcaaaaatgaccggccattagaaatgaatgggtgagcAAATGGTAAGTGTATAAAGTTGAGTCCAGGTGCATacttattgatcagatggactgtatatgtgcttctgtacattaaaatatacacacaaagcCACCCTCACTCCCCTTCTGCTTCAATtccagcccccactggaacctttccccaatagaatcttccccgacttgcatgagctcaggtccgTGAGGCCTGTAGGCCATAGCAAATGGAAGTACAAAACTGTTTATATTCAATAGAATacaagttgatacaaaggtctatcacaacattagatgataatatgtgtgttactatggatttataacaagttataatcCAGTGGTCAaaggaacacaaaactagtaaacataaaatgaacacaacaggagggttaaaacaaatgtgttgtccctatctggacacagagatgtgttaagaaCAACGCacgttgtgttgtttttaacacaagttgtattattttcaacacacattgtgtaacaaataaacaagtaaacaactcaaactgtgttgtccttaTCTGGACACAgcaatgtgttaaaaacaatggaagttgtgttgttttcaacacatttgttttaagagtgcagtAACAATTCTTAGAGTACTTAACACTGTTCCTAAGAAAGTAAACACTAAAATGCTGCATATTATGgagaatataaaaatatattttagtaatCTCATGGGTTGATGAGTGAAGACCCTTTTTGGTCAAATTTTCCTTGTCCCCTCACCAGGCCCCTCTCAGACCGCCGCAAGGAGAGGTCTCGTGAGGCAGCACGCTCTCGCCGCAGTAAGGAGACGGAGCTCTTCGTTCAGCTGGCCGAGCAGTTGCCCCTACCGGAGAGTGTCAGATGCCACCTGGACAAAGCCTCCGTCATGAGACTGGCCCTCAGCTACCTGCGTACTCGTAGACTCCtcagtgcaggtgtgtgtggagagacacGTGTTTCTcgggggtgtgtttgtgctctttggctttattttgttgATGTGGCCTCAAGGAATTGTGTCCAGTCACAGACtgacagagccggacagtaatggagtacatttacttgagtacagtacttgagtacaattttgagggatctgtactttactcgagtatcatttctggggagtactcatgactttacttaagtacatttgagaggcaaatattgtactctttactccactacatttctatccataaccgtgagtacccgttacttcttctaaaaaaaaaggaaaaaaaaaatctcggaaacccttcatttgttgtttccctctcaaacgtgattggattgtgcaggtgccactgattgggaaagcctatcagcaatcactttcagctttccgccaaagtcaactccatggtcagatttagataagagatgaaaccatggacgaaacaatggatgaagacgcagcaggtccatcctgggaatgtgccaacctgtggccccacctcgccagactatttcaattttctgaacaagttaatgatagttttcacttcaattacaaaatagtattttgtatttgaaatacgttttttatatacatgtattataaatattgcccatccctggcaacatggtaaaaagatgaaaatgacttgattttactttcaattccttttacattcttcaaggtattaacattaacatttttcataactccatgtaggacgtttctgtacataaatgtaagcactgtagCAGTAGTAATGccatatttagaaaatgtactcttgtactcttgatactcaagtacttttaaaaacaagtacttcagtacttttacttaagtagacatctgactgttgtacttttacttgtacttgagtcaaatttagcaaagggtatctgtacttttactcaagtaatgaagctgtgtactctgtccgcctctgcagACTGAGCGTGTGAGTTGTTTACACTTTCATTTTCACCCTCTTATTTCACAACCAGGGTACCCTACCAAACACGTAGGAGATGGCAGACAGGAGAATCAGCTCTCGCTGCAGTCCCTGGAGGCATTTCTTCTGGTGATAACGTCAGCTGGTGACATGATCTATGTCACAGACAACATCAGCAAGTTCATGGGCCTGTCTCAGGTGACCGTCATATACTCTtacaaatacttttttttttgtgttgtgaAGCCATTTTTAAATAGGAttgttttctccttctctttcaggTGGATCTAATAGGACATAGTATCTATGACTTTACACACCCCTGTGACCATGGTGAAATTCATGAAAACCTCAGTATTAGAGGTATGTGTTTGAGCCGGGTGCTGTCATGCCTGTCTTATTTGAATATTCACTGATACCACACCATTTCAATGTAAACTCTGCCTCCCTATCAGTTACATAGGGCACAAGATGAGCAAAACAGGGGAGCAGAAACAGTGAGATAACACTGGCTAATAGGCTCTAGTACTTAATAGGATCATCTAGTTTACAGTCTGGCTCACTAGGATGTACCCATGAAGCCACCCTAATGAAGCCACCCTAATTGAAGCCACCCTAATTGAAGATAGGTAACAAGATGCTGAAGTTGAAACTTGTCACCTTGTTGAGAACAGACAGAATCTCAATTTTTAGACACAACATATTTTTGCAATGCAAGGACTGAAACTGAAACAGAAATGTTGAGTGTGAAATGTGATGATGACGCTGAGGTGTGATGTGAACTGCAGGGTCTTCTTTTGGCCTGAAGTGCGGGGGAagtctgacagagagagatttcTTTCTAAGGATGAAGTGTACTGTGACAAACAGAGGACGCACTGTCAATTTGAAATCAGCCAATTGGAAGGTGAGGGAGGGCACACAACAtatgaattcacacacacacacacacacacacacacacatagggagagagaatacacacacacacaacacaacctaGTTGAGGGCTTTCTCTTCTGCATACACTACCGGTGAAAAGTTTTGAAAAGGTTGGTTGCTTTGAAGAGcctaaaatataaaacatttacCTTTGTGTAATGTGTACACTTTTATTTGTACTACACAACCCTACATGTGTTATTTCTTAGCTTTGAGTTGTGTTCTACAATGTACAAATagttaaaaaagaagaaatgataaaagagtaggtggttcaaAACTTTTGACTAGTACGGTACTTTTGACTGGTAGCAATTCTAAGAGAATTCTAAGAATTCTTAGTAAACACTACTCTTAGAATTGCTACCCCTGTGTGCATTTACTACACACCACAACCGCTGGGTTTCAATTGCTCTTCACACCACTGCCCTTATCAACTGCAACTCACACCACTGCTCTGTCCACTTCTCATCTGATCTCTTATTGGGAATTTACACCACAATCAGTTGCTTCTGTCTCTGTCAACAATGGGTTTTCCATGTGTTTTTCTATATGTACACTTCCCATACACTTTAATGTAGAAGTGAAGTGTAAAAAAGTGTTGCTTTCCTCTACTTTTAAAGGCTTTATATGTGTGTAAAGCACTGACGGTGTGAATTGACACACTGATTCTAATGGAATCACTGACGATAGATGGACATCAGACGGGCGACTTCTGGTGTAAATTCCCAGTTAGCTGTTGGAGTCTGATATCTCTTATCCTGCCATCGCTACTTTACTTTCCTTCAAGTTCCACTGTTCCTCCTTTTCCCTTACAgcttgtgggcagccgtggcctactggttagcacttctgacctgtaaccggagggttgccggttcgagccccgaccagtaggccgcggctgaagtgcccttgagcaaggcacctaacccctcactgatcaccgagcgccgctgttgatgcaggcagctcactgtgccgggattagtgtgtgcttcacctcactacacactgtgtgctgtgtgtgtttcactaattcacggattgggataaatgcagagaccaaatttccctcacgggatcaaaagagtatatatacttatacttaaatggCGCTTCTACAGGTCAGCCCCCTCTACGACACATAGAAGTGCAAATAGCTGTCATTTACACATAAAATGTTACATTCAAAACAATGGGAATAATATCTAATGCATGCAAGTCGTTAAATGCATTTGGCAGGTATTACACTGCACAGGGCATCTGAAGTTGTCCAGCTACAGTTCCACCTTCTCTGCTGAGTGTCCAGCGCTAGTGTGCGCGATGCTCCTGTGTGAGCCGATCCCTCAGCCGCCCGGACCAGACACGCCCGTCGGCAGCCACATGTTCATCAGCCAGCACAGCTTGGACATGAGATTCATCACCTGCGACAACAGGTAGCAACAGAATCCtcaactatactatactatactatactatactatactatactatattatgTTATACTATACTAATGTATATTATATTACTACACTATAATGTTTccctcatggtgtgtgtgtgtgtgtgtgtgtgtgtgtgtgtgtgtcacagagtaATCAAATTGTTGGGGTACCAACCAGATGAACTTTCTAAACGCTCAGTGTATGACCTCTACCATCCCCTGGATGCTACAAACATGGCCAGAAGCCATCGGATCTGTGAGTCTCTTATTGCATGTGTTTTCCTACTCCGTCAGATAGTGGAACTGAAAGTAACACATTCTAGTCTGAGATATGgtgacagacaggcagatgCCGTGTCTTGGATGGCGGTTTCTTCTACATGCTAAATTTGAACATTTAAATATGAATTAGATTACATAACTTGGACTGATCTGTATTCTGTtctatatacattatatatacactatatacaTGTACATTTTGTCTTTAATGAATCCATCCCATTTGTAAATCAGTACATCAGTATTGTGCAGATGGCTATGACACTGATCTGTGAGGGGGGCTTTTGTGCCAGTGTGTATCATGGGACAGGTGGTGAGTGGGCCCTACCGGCTGCTGGCCAAGTGGGGAGGCTTCGTGTGGGTGGAGACTCAGGCCTCAGTGCGCCCCGTCAGCCCCAACAACCAGTCCCACGTCGTATGCCTCAACACGGTCCTGAGGTAAAGCACACGTCATGCTGCTGTGCCATTtctcctttaacccttaaaggtgtccggtgtgatgggaatgttggaaaatgaacattctaaagaatatctgggttcattgaattcaacatagaattttagagccttcaattgttgcggaacaagaatcttatgttagaatgttcaaaaacccacacctttaagggAAGCTGgataaaggcccattcacatcaagaacgataactataaacaaatatcgttcttgttaatatgaatgacgacattcacacataaactataacgataacgacatgaagaacgatatagttggggatcactttcagagcgattttcagaacaataaaaagctaatagccaatcagaacccgtTAAATTTTAACCTTCACATTCATTGACACaaagagagactttgtttatcgttgttcagtgtgaacgcttttattgttatggttatagttatcgttatcattatcgttcttggtgtgaataggcctaaGAATATGTGTGTAGAAATGCAGAACACTCTGGCAACTCTGCTGCTGGCAACTTGAGTTGAGCACTGACACGTCATGTGTGATGTGTTGCTCTCTTTCTGTTTGTTCTTTCCTTTTCACTCCAGCAACATAGAGGAGCGCTGGGTCGCTTTTTCTTTTGAGCAGACAAAGGCCGCACAGAAACAGGGGTGTCGCCCTGTACCCAGCAGGCTGAAGCAGGAGTCGGCAGCACTGCCCCAAGCAACAGAGGCCAGCCTGGGCTACTTCCAGCGTGAACCCAGGCAGTTCACCCCTCTGCGGTCCGGTGCGCCCTCCCACTCTTACTTCACCATACATGCGCACCTGAGCTCTTGCTAGACGCACGGCATACCTGCCTGCAACCACAAATACACCTCTACCTCAATAAATTAAATACACCAGCACAACAAGGACCATAATCCATTAATGGCTATATCAAAATAAGATAGAATGATTTGTACTCTGTTACAATAGGTTCAATACAATAAGTATTGGTCACGTTTTAAAATTAAAGTCTCATGAGCTATTTTTCAGCAGACAGATGGTCATGGTTCTTCCACTGTCTGACATTATTGTCTGGCACCTGCGGAAAACTTTtctttggatgtgcgcacccactctcaaaaaaacagcagacagatggtcagacatttttttaaacatggtATATTATATGTATACCTAAAGATGTTAGTGGTCAACTGATATCTTAGATGAGGATATGTCCTGCTGCACATTCCAAGCAGAACATGGTCCACATCAGGAAGTCACATCTAGTATGTTGGGTACTTTCTGTCAATGCCCAATTACCATTGCAATGCAACACAGAGTGTTTCACCACACGTTTGTACACTGCTCTCACACCTCACAAAAGTTTACACAGGCTGAACATGTCAGTCTGAACTGTAATATGCAAGTGTTTCATTAAAATAATTGTGAATGTCTAAATATCACCTCCTACTGTGATGTATCCAAGGAAACTGTTTACTGTTATCACATAAATTCTCTTGTGGTTGGCAGACTTTTACATGGATTAGCTGCTCTAAGCATAAGTATAAAACAATTTCTCATTTTTTAAGGTTGTTACAGGCAACTAGTACTGGCATCatcttaaaattattttttttatataaagggCCTATGACCATTTGCAAGATCTCTTGTTCCAAATGAATGCTGAAACATTAATTCATTTTTAATTGAAATTGCTATTTGCAATTAGCAAATTGTGAAAGTCGCAATTAATCGTGCCACTCACAACTGATTACAGTATTTTGTTACAACATGATGAACGTGTACCAATATTTTTAAATGCACCATAGACTGCAGTATGATGAATGTACagcaaaaaaagacaaacaaaagcaGTGCTGGTCCTGCCTAAGTAGtaatatttcaataattttcAAATATACTACATAGTGAACGTTGAACTGAATTTGACTTTCAAACATTAAATTGCAAATCAAATTGTAATCGCAGTATCTATCAGAAAAATCTAAATGAGATATTTTAACCCCAAATCGCTCAGCCCTATTCCA encodes the following:
- the LOC125310980 gene encoding endothelial PAS domain-containing protein 1-like gives rise to the protein MTAVESKRPLSDRRKERSREAARSRRSKETELFVQLAEQLPLPESVRCHLDKASVMRLALSYLRTRRLLSAGYPTKHVGDGRQENQLSLQSLEAFLLVITSAGDMIYVTDNISKFMGLSQVDLIGHSIYDFTHPCDHGEIHENLSIRGSSFGLKCGGSLTERDFFLRMKCTVTNRGRTVNLKSANWKVLHCTGHLKLSSYSSTFSAECPALVCAMLLCEPIPQPPGPDTPVGSHMFISQHSLDMRFITCDNRVIKLLGYQPDELSKRSVYDLYHPLDATNMARSHRILCIMGQVVSGPYRLLAKWGGFVWVETQASVRPVSPNNQSHVVCLNTVLSNIEERWVAFSFEQTKAAQKQGCRPVPSRLKQESAALPQATEASLGYFQREPRQFTPLRSGAPSHSYFTIHAHLSSC